The genomic window CCGCTGATCAGCCTGCCCACCGGCACCGGGATCCGGGCCCGCCTGGAGGACGCCTGCGCCGCGGCCGGATTCGCACCGCACATCGCGTTCGAGGCGAGCGACCCGTTCCTCCTCGCCGACCTGGCCGCCCGCGGGCTCGGCGTCGCGATCTTGCCGGCGTCGGTCGTCGCACCACCGCCGGACGGCGTCCGCGCGGTGGCGATCGTCGACCCGCCGCTCCGCGGGCAACTCGCGCTCGCCTGGCGCGCGGCGAAGGCGGCCAACGGAGCGGGGCCCACGAACCCCGCCGCGAGGACGTTCCTCACCCACACCCGCGACGCCCTGCCGAACCTCACCCGAACGCACTGACCGCCTCGCCGTCCGCAGGGGTCGGCCGACAGAACTCACTACCCGGCTCGACGGAAGTACCGGTTCGCGGCCGGGCGGAACATCAACACGCACGCCATGACGACCGCTACCACGTGCAGCGTGCGGATCGCGATCACCAGCGCGAGCTGCAGGTCCGCCGACCCGAGCGCGTCGCCCAGCGAATTGCCGTCGGCCAGCCAGGAGATCGGGTCGGCAACCAGCGAGAGCATGCCGACCACGCCGAGCCCGAGCCCCAGCGCGATCCGCGCCCAGCGGCGTCCCCGCCAGAACGCAGCCACCACCAGCAGTACGACCGTGTACACCACGGCCCGCACGCCGACGCCCGCCAGCAGAGGGCCGATCGCCTCGCCGTCGTTGGCGAGCACGGCCACCGTGCCGATCGTCTCCACCACGCCGGCCGCTACCGCAGTCACCCACCACGCCGCCGACGCCTGCACCGCCGAGGGCGGCTTGTGCCCGGGCGACGCCGTGGGCGCCACCATCGTTCGTTCCGACATCTCGCACCTCGTCCGGTCGCGGAAACCAGCGGTGATCCCGCCGTGTACCGAGCGTGCTCCGGAAGCCGGCGAACAGCGTCCCGCCGAGGTATCGACCTGTCCTACCCCTGAAGTACCCCCGCCGACTGTCCAATGTCTACCCACCGCCGACCGGGGCGGATTTCCGATCCGGGATAGTGGGGTCATGCGCCCGGATACTCGCGAGAACCTCGATGGCTGATCCCAACGGATCGCTGTCGAGACCCGAATCGCTCTCCCGGCAGATCTACGCGACGCTGCGCGAAGGCATCATCCGCGGACAGTACGCACAAGGCTCACGACTGGCCGAGCAGCGGCTCGCCGAGGAACTCGCGGTCTCCCGCGTACCGCTGCGGGAAGCCGTGCCGCTGCTCGAGATGGACGGGTTCGTCCGAACGCTGCCGCGCCGCGGGACCGTCGTCTCCACCTGGTCGCTCGCGGCCGCGCACGACCTCTTCGACCTGCGGCTCTGTCTCGATGTGGGCGCGGCGACGTACGCGGCGCGCCAGGTCGCGGCCGGCGCGTCGACCGAGTTGCTCGCCGCCGCGCTGGAGCGGTCGGCGGCCGGAGCGGCGGAGGGCGACCGGTACCGGATCGCGCAGACCCGGTCGGCGTTCCACGACGCGATCGTCGATCTCACCGGGAACGCGTTGATGGCGACGCTGATGCGTCCGGTCTCCGGCCGGATGACGTGGTTGTTCTACTTGACGGCCGAGCCGGGTGCGCCCGACCCGTCGGTCGGCAACAGCCAGCTCTACCGTGCGATCACGTCCGGCAACGAGCGCGTCGCCGAGGCGGTCGCCTACGCGCGCATCGAGTGCGATCGGCGCGAATCGCTCGACGCGCTGCGGCGGATCGGCGTCGAATAAGCGCTCCACCGGACCGCGCGGGAGGCAATACAGTCCGGCCCATGGATCCCGTCACCGGCGACGACGTGACCGCCAGCGTCAACCTGTTGCGGCGCTCGTTCGCCGACGTCCCCGACAGCTCCTGGCGAGTGCCGGCCGGTGACCTGCGGTGGAGCTGCTGGGAAACGCTGGAGCACCTGGTCGACGACCTGTTCAGTTACGCGATCCAGGTGGCTGCGTCCGATCCGCCGCGGGACGACGTCGTCCCGTTCGACTACCGCACCACCCGCGACGGCGGACCGGCGAACTCCCTGTTCCTCCAGCCTTCGGCCGGTACCGCCGGCCTTCTCCAGGCGCTGGAGGTCTGCGGGGTCTTTCTCGCGACCGCGGTCCGGGACGCGCCACCGGACCGGCGCGCGCACCACGGCTACGGGCTGTCCGACCCGGAGGGCTTCGCGGCGATGGGCGTCGTCGAGACGCTGGTGCACGGCGAGGACCTGGCCCGCGGCCTGAAGCGCCCCTGGTCACCGCCCGCCGACCTGTGCGGCCGCTCCCTGCACCGGCTGTTCCCGGACGCGCCGCCGGAGGCCGAGCCGTGGCCGGCGCTGCTGTGGGCGACCGGCCGCGGCGCGTTGCCCGGACACCCCGACCGGGGCGACACGTGGCGCTGGGACGCACGCCCGGCGTCCGAGCGCTAGAACCTTGACAGGCAACCCGATCCCCACCGGCGCGAGCTGCTCGACCGCCTCAACCGGCGCAACGGCCAGACGCTACAGGAGCCCTGGGCGGGCCTGGACATGGCGCGGCAGTGGGGCGCTCAGCGGACGCACCCCCAAGACCGGCGGCCGGCCGGAGATCCTGGCCAACCTCAAGTCGCTGCTGGAGACCGGCGACGTGCTGCACCCGGAGGCATAGACCAAGGTCGACGAGGCCGTCATCTTTCGAGAGCAGTCCCCCCGCGCGGCGCCCCGTACGGTGACCACATGCGGAACTGGCGGGTCGATGTCGGCCTGACCGTGCTGGCCCTCGCCCTCGGCTTGCTCTTCCTCGCCGACGACGGCGTGGAACACCCGGTCGCAGACGTGGTGTTGGGCGCGTTCGCGTGCGGCGGGCTCGTGATCGCCCGACGCCGCTGGACCGTGCCGATCGCGGTCGCGCTGATCCCGATGCTGGCGGTGTCCACGGTCTCGATGGGGGCGTCCGTGGTCGTGCTCGCGGTCGTCGCCCGGTACCGGTCGTGGCCGGTGACGCTGGCCGTCGCCGGGCTGCACGCCTCGCTGTTCGTCGGGGCGTTCACGGTGGTCGCCCACGGGTCACCGGAGTACGTGGCCGCGGTCGTCATCGTGCTCGCGCTGGACGCCGCGATGGTGGCCTCCGGCAAACTGGTGCGGTCCCAGCGCCTGCTCGTCGAGTCGTGGCAGGCGCGTGCCCGGGAGGCCGAGGAGGGCCAGCGTTTGCGTGTCGAGGAGGCCCGGCACGCCGAGCGGGAGCGGATCGCCCGGGAGATGCACGACGTGCTCGCTCACCGAATCTCGCTGCTCGCGGTGCACGCGGGCGCGCTGGAGGTACGCAAGTCGGCACCGGAGGACGAGCGGCGGGCGGCCGGGGTCATCCGGGAATCCGCGTACGCCGCGCTCGAGGACCTGCGCGAGGTGATCGGCATGCTCCGCAGTGACGGCGACGACGCCGACCGGCCGCAACCGACGCTCACGGACGTGCCCGCGCTGGTCGAGCAGTCCCGGCAGGCAGGCGTTCCGGTCACGCTCGACAACCGGAGCGATGGCCCGGTCGCCGACGGGGTCGGCAGGCACGTCTACCGGGTCGTCCAGGAAGGGCTCACGAACGCCCGGAAACACGCACCGGACGCGCCGGTCCGCGTGGTGCTCTCCGACCGCGACGGCGGATTGGCGGTGGAGATCACGAACCGGATGTCCGCCGCGGGCGCCTCGCTGCCCGGCGCCGGCAGCGGGCTGGTCGGGCTGCGGGAACGGATGGAGCTGGTCGGCGGCTCGCTGGAACACGGGCGGACGGACACCGGCGACTTCCGCCTCTCCGCCTGGGTCCCGGAGCGGACGCCGTGACAATGAACCCTTTTCAACCCCACGAATCGCCGCAGACTGAACGTCGTCCGCAGGGGTCGGCCGACAAGGATTCAATCCGCGTGCTGATCGTCGACGACGACGCGCTAGTCCGTGCCGGTCTGGAGATGATGCTCGGCCAGTTCGACGACCTCACGGTCGTCGGTGCGATCAGCGACGGCGCCGAGGTACTTCCCGCCGTCAATTCCCTACATCCGGACGTCGTCCTGATGGACATTCGGATGCCGCTGATCGACGGGTTGACGGCCACCGAACAGCTCCGAGCACGGCGGGACCCGCCCGAGGTGATCGTGCTGACGACCTTCGACACCGACCGGCACATCCGCCGGGCGATGCGGGCGGGCGCCAGCGGATTCCTGCTCAAACACACGCCCCCGGCGCAGATCGCGCGCTCGATCCGGCTGGTCGCCGCCGGGGAGCCGATGCTGTCACCCGACGTCACGCGGCGGGTGATGGCGTTCGCGGCAGAGCCCGACGGCGATCCGCGGCGCGACGAGGCACAGCGGTTGCTGGGGCGGCTGTCCGACGGTGAGCGAGCGGTCGCGGTGCTGGTCGGCCAGGGGCGGACGAACAGCGAGATCGGGCGCGAACTGCTGATGAGCACGGCGACCGTGAAGGCGTACATGTCGCGGATCCTCACCAAGCTCGAGCTGACGAACCGGGTGCAGGTGGCGCTGCTCGTGCGCGACGCGGAATAGGTCATCGGTCGACCGATGAGTTCTCCGCGCGGCCGACGTTGTATCAGTGAAGAGTCGTCGCTGCGGAGGAGAGAACCGTGGACTACAAGCTGGAACTCGTCATCGTGCCGGTGTCGGACATCGATCGCGCGAAGGCGTTCTACCTCGACAAGATGGGCTTCCAGCTGGACGTCGACCACAGCGCAGGCGAGGACTTTCGCATCGTCCAGCTGACGCCGACCGGCTCGGCGTGCTCGATCACGCTGATGCGCAACCAGATGGAGCCGGGCACGCTGCGCGGCCTGCACCTGGTCGTGGAAGACCTGGAGGCGGCCCACAAGGAACTGGTCGCTCGCGGCGTCGAGGCCGGGGAGCCGTTCCACTTCGGGCCTGCCGGTCAGACCGCCGGGCTGCACCCGGAGCGGGAGAGCTACGGCTCGTTCCTGCAGATCACCGACCCGGACGGCAACGTCTGGCTGGTGCAGGAAGTAACGAACCGGACGCCTCGGGGGTGACCGCGTTCGAGACGCTCACCGAGCCGCACCGCCGCGAGTTGCACGTCCATTGCTACCGGATGCTCGCGTCGTTCCACGAGGCCGAGGACGCGGTGCAGGAGACGTACCTGCGGGCGTGGCGGAGCCGGGATCGTCTCGAGGACCGTTCCGGGGTACGGCCCTGGCTGTACCGGATCGCGACCAACGTCTGCCTGGACGCACTC from Cryptosporangium aurantiacum includes these protein-coding regions:
- a CDS encoding maleylpyruvate isomerase N-terminal domain-containing protein, whose product is MDPVTGDDVTASVNLLRRSFADVPDSSWRVPAGDLRWSCWETLEHLVDDLFSYAIQVAASDPPRDDVVPFDYRTTRDGGPANSLFLQPSAGTAGLLQALEVCGVFLATAVRDAPPDRRAHHGYGLSDPEGFAAMGVVETLVHGEDLARGLKRPWSPPADLCGRSLHRLFPDAPPEAEPWPALLWATGRGALPGHPDRGDTWRWDARPASER
- a CDS encoding response regulator transcription factor, which codes for MLIVDDDALVRAGLEMMLGQFDDLTVVGAISDGAEVLPAVNSLHPDVVLMDIRMPLIDGLTATEQLRARRDPPEVIVLTTFDTDRHIRRAMRAGASGFLLKHTPPAQIARSIRLVAAGEPMLSPDVTRRVMAFAAEPDGDPRRDEAQRLLGRLSDGERAVAVLVGQGRTNSEIGRELLMSTATVKAYMSRILTKLELTNRVQVALLVRDAE
- a CDS encoding GntR family transcriptional regulator: MADPNGSLSRPESLSRQIYATLREGIIRGQYAQGSRLAEQRLAEELAVSRVPLREAVPLLEMDGFVRTLPRRGTVVSTWSLAAAHDLFDLRLCLDVGAATYAARQVAAGASTELLAAALERSAAGAAEGDRYRIAQTRSAFHDAIVDLTGNALMATLMRPVSGRMTWLFYLTAEPGAPDPSVGNSQLYRAITSGNERVAEAVAYARIECDRRESLDALRRIGVE
- a CDS encoding sensor histidine kinase, which gives rise to MRNWRVDVGLTVLALALGLLFLADDGVEHPVADVVLGAFACGGLVIARRRWTVPIAVALIPMLAVSTVSMGASVVVLAVVARYRSWPVTLAVAGLHASLFVGAFTVVAHGSPEYVAAVVIVLALDAAMVASGKLVRSQRLLVESWQARAREAEEGQRLRVEEARHAERERIAREMHDVLAHRISLLAVHAGALEVRKSAPEDERRAAGVIRESAYAALEDLREVIGMLRSDGDDADRPQPTLTDVPALVEQSRQAGVPVTLDNRSDGPVADGVGRHVYRVVQEGLTNARKHAPDAPVRVVLSDRDGGLAVEITNRMSAAGASLPGAGSGLVGLRERMELVGGSLEHGRTDTGDFRLSAWVPERTP
- a CDS encoding glyoxalase superfamily protein, with protein sequence MDYKLELVIVPVSDIDRAKAFYLDKMGFQLDVDHSAGEDFRIVQLTPTGSACSITLMRNQMEPGTLRGLHLVVEDLEAAHKELVARGVEAGEPFHFGPAGQTAGLHPERESYGSFLQITDPDGNVWLVQEVTNRTPRG